Part of the Bacillus cereus group sp. RP43 genome is shown below.
AACCAATACACATTACACCTAATATAGCGATACCCATCGTTGCAATGGCTGAGTAGGTTGTTCTTTCTTTAAATAGAAAAAAACCTCCAACTAAAGACACGATTGGTTGAAGTGCTAAAATAATTGTCGAGCTAGCAACTGTTGTATGCTTTAAAGACTCAAACCATAAAAGAAAATGTAGCGCTAAAAAGAATCCAGATCCAATTAAAAATCCCCAATCTTTTATTTGAATCTTCTGGAACTCTTCTCGTTTCTTCCAAACGATAGGCAGCATAATAAGTACAATAATCCATAAACGATACATACTTAAGATGGAAGATGGTGCTGAGGACATCTTTACAAAAACTGCTGCGAATGAAATAGCTATAATGGAAATGGCTAACGGTAGTGCAATTGATCTTTCTTGTTTCAAATTCTGTCTCCCCTCTCACCTGTCAAAAATCCCACTTCATTATATCCGTTTTCTTTCCTAACTTAAATACTAATTTTTTAGATTCTTCGTACCATTATGGTAAAATAGAAATTAAGGCACCTATTAGTGAATCGTTCTTTCATTTTCACTATAAGCGTCGCCCTTACAATCATTACAGTAAATTTTTATTTAGGGGGATCTACATGAATCAAACAATAGGGAGAATTGAAGAAATTTCATTTTATAGCGCATCACTTCAAGAAGATGTTACGCTTTTAGTTTACTTACCAGTAAATTACACGCCACTGCACAAACATACAGTTGTAATTGCACAAGATGGTAGAGATTATTTTCAGCTCGGTAAAGCACACCGTGTAATTGAAAACCTTCGTGAAACTGAAGAAATTGACCGCACAATTATTGTCGGTATTCCATATAAAAACGTACACGATCGTAAGGAAAAATATTTCCCAGGCGATGTAAAGAATGCTGCTTACATTCGTTTCCTTGCTCACGAGCTTGCTCCATATATCGATGAAAATTATCCAACGTATCAAATGGGTAAAGGACGCGTTTTAATTGGAGATTCTCTTGGCGGTACAGTTTCCTTTATGACTGCACTTATGTATCCGCATACATTCGGTAAAGTCGTTATGCAATCACCATTTGTTGACGAAACAGTGATGAACTTAGCAAAAGAATTCAAAGATCCACAGGCTTTAGAACTTTATCACGTCATTGGTACAGAAGAAACAGCTGTAAAGCGCACTGATGGACAAGTATCTGATTTCGTAGAACCGAACCGTGAGCTCAATACTCTTCTTACAGATAGAAATTTCATCACGCATTACGAAGAGTTTGAAGGTAATCATACTTGGAAGTATTGGCAGGCTGACTTACCGAAAGCCTTCTCTCATATTCTATCAATGAAATAATAGAGAGCAGTGTTCAGAATAATTTGATATAATAGATAAAGAGATTTATTTTTCTCAAAATCTAACTAGACTTACAAAGGGAGGAATTGGAACATGAAATTAGGCATTGTAATTTTTCCATCAAAAATGATTCAAGATAAAGCGAACGGATTGCGTAAACGTTATGATCCACATTACGCATTAGTTCCGCCACATATTACATTGAAAACACCCTTTGAGACGCAAGATGAACAATTAGAATCGATTGTGAATGAGTTACATACAATCGCAAACAAAACGAACCCTTTCACCCTTCATGTTGGAAAAGTTGGTTCATTCGCACCTGTTAATAATGTTCTTTATTTTAAAGTAGAAAAAACACCTGAACTTACTTTCTTAAATGAAGAAATGCATAATGGATTCTTTACACAAGAGCGCGAGTACTCTTTCGTACCTCATTTAACAATCGGTCAAGACTTATCAGATGCAGAGCACGCTGATGTATTAGGTCGATTACGTATGAAAGATTTCTATTATGAGCAACCAATCGATCGTTTCCACCTTCTATACCAATTAGAAAATGGAACGTGGACTGTACATGAAACATTCCACCTCGGAAAGGAGAACAACTAATTTGCACGCACAAATCGTACAAACGGACGAACAACTAAGTGATGCATTCTCTGTACGTAAGCAAGTATTTGTAAATGAACAACAGGTTTCTGCAGAAGAAGAGTATGATGAGTTTGAAGAAATTTCAACACACGTTGTTATATATGATAATGATGTTCCAGTTGGTGCTGGTCGCTTCCGCATCGTTGATGGAATAGGAAAAATGGAGCGCATTTGCGTACTAGCTTCCCATCGTAAAAAAGGCATTGGTAAAATCATTATGGATGCACTTGAAGCCTATGCGAAGGAAGAGTCTCTACCGAAATTGAAACTTCATGCCCAAACACATGCTGAAGATTTCTATAAAAAACTTGGATACGTAACGAGTTCTGATGTATTTATGGAAGCAAATATTCCTCACATCGTTATGATAAAAGCATTGTAATTTGAAAACAGGAGGTAGCCCCTCCTGTTTTTTACATTGCTATTTTCTTTTTCTTCCGCTAAAGTTAAATGTTGATGCTATAGTTTTGAAGGTGAATATATGACACAAGAAAAATTTTCACAAAAATCGTTAACACACGCTGACATTCCGCAAGCGACGTATCATATTCCGAAAACATCTACCCATTTAATTATGGAAGAAGATGCAGATGCGGCGTATTTCCGCGCTTTAGAACAGCAAGGTGTTTATTTAAATGAAAAACAGTTAGAAGCAGTGCAAACGACAGAAGGACCTGTCCTTACACTAGCTGGTGCTGGAAGTGGTAAAACATCTGTTTTGACAACTCGCGTTGGTTATTTAGTTAATGTAAAACATGTTCATCCACGAAATATTTTGCTGCTGACGTTTACACAAAAAGCAGCTGAAGAAATTCGAAGCCGTGTAGCGAATTTACCTGGTATGAATCATGCCGCAAGTAGCTATGTCGTTGCTGGTACATTCCACTCTGTCTTTTTAAAATTGCTTCGTAGTCAAGGATATAATCAGCAAATTTTAGCAAATGAAAAACATAAACAAATTATGATAAAGAAAATTTTGAAAGAATTACGCTTAAAAGACGCTTATGATGCCGAAACGATACTCGCTATGATTTCACTTGAGAAAAACAAATTGAATCGTCCGAAAGATGTAAAAGCGAAAACACCGGTTGAACAAGAGTTCAAAGAAGTATACGAACGTTTCGAAGAGGTAAAACAACGGTACAATTATATCGATTTTGACGACATCTTATTAGAAATGTATTATCTGTTAGAAAATAACGCTCCCCTGCTTACTCAATTACAAGAGCGTTTTCATTACATTGAAGTAGATGAGTTTCAAGATACGTCGTATGCACAATATGAAATTGTAAAATTGTTAGCCACGCCAAGAAATAATTTATTTATCGCAGGTGATGACGATCAAGCGATTTACGGCTGGCGAGGGGCAAGTCACCAAATTATTTTATCTTTTCCAAAGGAATTTGATAATACAACGATTATCGCACTTAATACGAATTATCGATCTAATCCATTTATCGTCGGACTTGGAAATGAAGTTATTAAGCTCAATCAAGAACGTTTTGATAAAGAGCTATATTCTGTTCGTAACGATGGCATGCAGCCGTTTTATGCAAGACCTGCGACAACTCTTGATGAAGCAAATCAAATTTTGCAACTCATTCAGGAAAAAGTAGATAGTGGTGAACGAAATTATAAAGATTTTTGTTTATTATATCGTACACATTCTGTAAGCCGTTCTTTACTTGATCAGCTTACAATTCATAAGATTCCATTTATTAAACATGGAGCGAGCCAATCGTTCTACGAGCATTCTTTAATTAGGCCCGTATTAGATCACTTA
Proteins encoded:
- a CDS encoding alpha/beta hydrolase-fold protein, translating into MNQTIGRIEEISFYSASLQEDVTLLVYLPVNYTPLHKHTVVIAQDGRDYFQLGKAHRVIENLRETEEIDRTIIVGIPYKNVHDRKEKYFPGDVKNAAYIRFLAHELAPYIDENYPTYQMGKGRVLIGDSLGGTVSFMTALMYPHTFGKVVMQSPFVDETVMNLAKEFKDPQALELYHVIGTEETAVKRTDGQVSDFVEPNRELNTLLTDRNFITHYEEFEGNHTWKYWQADLPKAFSHILSMK
- a CDS encoding YjcG family protein codes for the protein MKLGIVIFPSKMIQDKANGLRKRYDPHYALVPPHITLKTPFETQDEQLESIVNELHTIANKTNPFTLHVGKVGSFAPVNNVLYFKVEKTPELTFLNEEMHNGFFTQEREYSFVPHLTIGQDLSDAEHADVLGRLRMKDFYYEQPIDRFHLLYQLENGTWTVHETFHLGKENN
- a CDS encoding GNAT family N-acetyltransferase, whose translation is MHAQIVQTDEQLSDAFSVRKQVFVNEQQVSAEEEYDEFEEISTHVVIYDNDVPVGAGRFRIVDGIGKMERICVLASHRKKGIGKIIMDALEAYAKEESLPKLKLHAQTHAEDFYKKLGYVTSSDVFMEANIPHIVMIKAL
- a CDS encoding ATP-dependent helicase produces the protein MTQEKFSQKSLTHADIPQATYHIPKTSTHLIMEEDADAAYFRALEQQGVYLNEKQLEAVQTTEGPVLTLAGAGSGKTSVLTTRVGYLVNVKHVHPRNILLLTFTQKAAEEIRSRVANLPGMNHAASSYVVAGTFHSVFLKLLRSQGYNQQILANEKHKQIMIKKILKELRLKDAYDAETILAMISLEKNKLNRPKDVKAKTPVEQEFKEVYERFEEVKQRYNYIDFDDILLEMYYLLENNAPLLTQLQERFHYIEVDEFQDTSYAQYEIVKLLATPRNNLFIAGDDDQAIYGWRGASHQIILSFPKEFDNTTIIALNTNYRSNPFIVGLGNEVIKLNQERFDKELYSVRNDGMQPFYARPATTLDEANQILQLIQEKVDSGERNYKDFCLLYRTHSVSRSLLDQLTIHKIPFIKHGASQSFYEHSLIRPVLDHLRLVLEPFRLESLSNILPTMYIGRDECISFIEREQWKYGEGRFPSLLHFLLLNPSLKPFQVKKVNERIDFIKFIKELEPKKALKEIIHGKGKYLEYLQSNDRSSFTMHKDIQEEMLEELMESATRFTDIPAYLQFINEAIQGQKEMEALKTMPQKDAVSLMSIHNAKGLEFPCVFLLGASDGILPHTSSLKDANDRVTETSEALEEERRLLYVAITRAKEELYISSPQFFRGKKLDISRFLYTARKDLSEKTPIK